aacttttttatGCTTTGTGCATGTTAATTGCATTAGCGCATTGGTAATGGTTTACTCATTgtcaagtttaaaatttgactaaaagttGAGCTTTTggctaaaactaaaattattgGAAAGGAATACATATTGGACTATCCAtctaaaagtcaaaataataatataatattaaatattttaataataatttttttatatatattttacaaatacactatatattaattaataatttaatttttacttaaaattattatttcctaactacttttttcctcaacctaattatccaatagtagccattgagaatatttttcgaataaaatattattttagagatgaatAGCGGCAggtcaaatttaaagaaaatgatagatttactgtagcttaaaaatgaaattttagagttttgacTACTCCAATATAGACCACTTTTAAGCTACTTAACCAAAATTTGACTAggccaatgctaatgctcttaggtTGCTTAAGAGATTTTGTACACTATGGTGGACATGATTTTTAATTGTACTTATTTTGATGCtttgtatttgaaaatgaagttaatttatTGTTAGAcaggttatatatattttgatatatagattgttaaaaattatgaaaaaaataaaaagtatttacttcaacaaataaaaaatatacataaaaaatgataatattttatcattataaagagtaagatgGTTAATCATGCGTGGAGTTTAATTTATGAATGGGTAGCCTAAAGCTAAAAAGAGACGTATTAGCGAAATTTTGCCTAAAAATATAGctaaaccaatgctaatgctatAAAGTTAGTGTGACccaacaatttttcttttgtaagatttctttaattctttaaaaaaaaattattttttaattattattattattttttatatagcaTATGCTCATTGGTACTGATCAGGCATGTTCACTCAACCTGAATAGGTTGAAAATTCTCAGATTTATTTCTGGCTGgaagaaatattttcaactcGAAAAGATCCAACCTAATTCCCGACTcgaatattatttcaaaaaaataattgatattttcggttcattgtattttcatttttattttaatcaagaTTTAACGATATCATCGAGTTCGATGAACTTGTAACTTtcgaaatataataaaagtatgtATTTTCAGTTAAAGAAAACCTTAGCACCAGTCCATCCAATTTTACCCAATTAACAGCCCGCCAATAGTTAAGTGACACAAAGGCTTCCCACTACAACTATCATGGAGATGATGTGCATCTTAGCCCCCACTCTTTTCTCCCTTCAAACTCGTTTGTCCCTTTACAGATGAAAAGCTTGCTGCCCCTCCCTTTCATTTGCTTCCGGCTCTTTGCACCGTCGCCCAAGAGCAAAGTCAGTTCCTCCGCCACCATCTCAGCCCCTTCACATCTCTCTTGCACGGCTACCCCTTCGCACAATTTTGTCCCCTTCGCACGGCTTTCGCCCCTTCGTCCCGCATGGCTGCCCCCTTTGCATCCCTCTCGCAAGGTTGCCCATTCACACAATGGCTGCCCCTTCATCCCCTCTCACATCCCTCTCGGCACGACTTGCCCCTTTGCTTTCCCTGGACCAGAACTAACCTCGAAGACCCTTGATCTGGTGACCCACTTGCGTCTCTCTCGAAGCCGACGACAAAGGATTGGTACCAACGACTGCCGAAGAAGACGCAACCCTCGAAACCTCTCTGGTATGCTATTTCCCAATGTGGTATACTCATTCATCCATGAACAACCAGCCTAtactatttgatttttaaaattgattttgtttGGTGCTTAAGATAATTATTCATTCGTAGGACTTCTTGTTTCTCTGTTGATAGCTATGAGCTAAGTTCTATGAATAATTTGTCTTATGATTAGTTGGGTGCCATAGTTATTAGGTTGTACTGATGTGTTAAGATGCactcatatatatttaatttggagGTGTCAACTAATTGATGAACTCCATTATGATTTATGACCCACATGTCATAAATAGTTGTTGCGAGGGCTTTCATGGGTGTTGAAGACCTGACATGTAccacttttttttatcactatCAAGTGTCTAAACATGTAGGATTAATGAGACGTTGGATTCGAatatgacttgagatgagttgagatggattgtgaatagtaatgagataaattgtgaatagtagtgagatttgtgagttaaagttactaaatagtaatgaatagtagtgagatgagttgagatgagctgagatgacttgcgaatccaaacgtagATTACATGTACCTATGGGCTTGGGATGAAAATTCTATCATTGTAAGCTACAATGATTTTGGGTGTCTTGGAAACTAGTGGTGTCCCAACACATAAATTCCATACCAATGAAAGCCTCCAAAGGACCACTACTTGAAAAAGAAATCACATTTATTCCTCCATCCACATTCACTCCATATTGAATGTCTATACTTTTAGCCTCAAGTTCATCActattaaaacaagaaatttattCATTCCATATAAAACCACACCATTATAAATTTAGTAGTTATTCAAAATAGGGGTTTGAAAATTGAagatgcttaattaatttgtagctTGATGCTTCAAAGAAATATTATGCCCAAccaaccaaaaatatatatgccaCTCATTAATTAAAGAAAGTTACAGCTGGAATAGTCAAACTTCActataataatacaaaattgaaaatgatgatTATAGATGGGAGGACTAATTTAAATGTTAGGGCAAGTAGATCAAGGACAGTTTGATCAACCACTACATAAATCTAGCTATAAGCCAAAGACCTTGACCTAGTCAATTGAAATTTGAGTAGGAGAGATTGATAAGATTTTGTGGGCATAGTTTCTTAAAAGAGAATACTTTAGAATGTCGATTGAGTACTGGGAATGGTAAAAAATACCTGAGCAACTCCAATGTTAGTCATGAACAATCGTTAGTTGGCGACTAGGATGGTTGGCAATAGACCAATGGTGGTAGAAATCGATGTGAAGGGGCAGCCATGCGATAGGGATGCGAAGGGATAGCCGTGCGAGAGGGGAACGAAGGGGTTGAAGCCGTGTGAAGGGCACGAAGCCGTACGAAGGCGCAGTCATGTGAGAGGGATGCGAAGGGGATGAGAGTGCAAGATGAACTAGTGGCGGAAGAAATCTATGTGGGCGATAGTGGTGCAAAATCCGTGTGGGTGAGATGGTGGGAAACACCAAGGTAGGCAACAAACGGTCGGTGTTGGACtgagatggtggtggtggaatTGACTTTGCTCTTGGGCGATGGTGTAAAGAGACGGAAGCAGATGAAAGGGAGGGGCAGCGAGCTTTTCTGGTCATGGGTGAAATCGAGCTTTTCTGCAAATGATGTTATTCTGTGTGATTGAGACTATTGTGTGATCTCTGACGTGGCAGCATATAAAAAGAGGGCTGCTATACTTCTAATATTAGCCTGACCACTTAGAAGCAGAACTGTTTCAGTTTTTGATCTGTTTCCCATCGAGTCAGATATTTAGTGACTCTTTTTTCTGTACACTCTAACTACAATGTTTTCAATGGATTACTGAAAGTTagataaaacaataattaaaatgattaaaattagaagcacaagatataataaataaataaaaattgaccaatttattaaaaaaacaaacacattaACTATATTATTGTTTTCAGCCACTAtgtttcaaatagaattattttttatatatacacaaattttataaataaatttatagattaacgTAATTTATGTtgcgtttgaatagtgagataatattaaatattctgtaaatagtagtaaaaaataataaaaaagtatgataaaatattgactaataataaatagtagtaaataataaatgaaaagtaataataaaataattaataacctttaatataatttagttaTTGctattgcaaataaaatatgtCTACAGGCCGACCCTTCTCGGGTGGTTCCAATTTACCGTTAGATAAATGCTATCAGTTATTAATTATTCtcacatttaatatttatttttttttaagatgtggggtgtttttttttacaataaatcttcacaatcttatcacattttacattttatatttttttaaattattttttttatcaaatatttattatatgaataatgaataaaaaatttaaaataattaaaaaagaaaaaattcaaaaaaatttgtttaaaaaatattaaaaattttaaaaaatatgaatagtgGAGGTTGtatagtaaaattttttttttaataggggTGGGGTAGTGAATtaaataagaagaatttttctttacgAGAGCTTCAACAAAGTAAACGTAACAGTAAACGTAATCCGAGTACTAAGAAAACGCCATTTCGttaatttttcaaacatttttgcAGGAAGAAGTTATAGCTTATCaactaaacccaaaagctcactCCTCTATCTTTCTCTCCGCCCTTGCCTGCTCGGagtctctctctatttctcccTGAGCTATTCAGAAGCTCAGTCTCCTATGGCGTCAGTTCTGAACAACGTTTCTTCCGTTTGTTTGTCGAATCTCAACTCCAACCGACTTCGAACTCGGCCGCCCGTTTTGACACCGATTTCTGTGTCCTTCACCCGTGAGTTCCTTCAACCATAAATGCTccgtttggttgccgagaaaaacttagtaaaataaatgaaattttggaATCTTAAACTACCGTTTCATATTGATCTCTTTGTcagatttttgaaattttaattctaCTTACTATACTTTTCTTAGCAACCAAAATTCGGCCTTTGGTTCAGTGCTCGAACTTAAGTTGCATGCTTTCTCGATACTGAGAGATTCTGCCAAATTTACAGGAAGGAGACTTACGATTAGAGCAGCGGAGACCGATGCAAACGAAGGTCTTTTGAGCTTCAAtgattttgtcttctttttataaatttctggTTGTCAGCGAGAAATTGAAGTTAATATTAGTAGTTAGGAACTAGTTTCTCCATAAAATAGCAATTGATAATGAGGCAGTGCAAGGTCTTTATGGTAGCTATTATTTGTGTTTTCAGCAGTTAAATCTCAGGCACCAGATAAGGCGCCAGCTGCTAGTGGTTCCAATTTCAACCAGCTTCTCGGCATCAAAGGAGCGGCGCAAGAAACTGTGAGGCGTGAGCTATATATTTTGACGTTAATTTCGTGTTCTCTAGGCATAACTTGAACCGGATCTTGAATGCTAATAGTTCCCATttcaattacaaatttacaactTTCATGCGGTGACTTGTTCGAGATTTCCACTTTTCAAGTGTAATTATCACGACTTTACTGTAAATttgtctaatttaatttaggCTTGGCTTTCTGCATGTACGTAGTGTATATGTATAATGTTATAGGCAACCATTTAAACTGGAGTAGACGTTGTGAACTTGTGATTTATATTTGCAGAATAAATGGAAGATCCGACTTCAACTTACAAAGCCTGTTACTTGGCCTCCACTTGTATGGGGAGTGGTTTGCGGAGCTGCTGCTTCAGGTACCATCTTTGCATACTGCAAAATCAGTAGCATCTTTTGTTAGGAATATTCTAATCCTCGTATTAGGATTTTGTTGGTTTAGCCGTTGTCTTGTCGTCTTTTACTTGTTATTTCCAGTCAGTACAACTTGCAAGCAGACGATATATATGCTTTTCTCTACTAAATATTTCCCCGTCTTGGTACATTCACTTTTCGCATAGTCAGCCATGTGTTTTCCTAACTATCTGTGATAAATCCTGTCAAATTTTAGGCTTAGATCCATTTGCTATCCAAGAATTTTTCAATGCCTAAAATTTCTTATACACAAGACTATGTTTTTAATGTGTCCGTAGTGTGTCTGTGAGTATgctttcaatattttattcttctgaTTCGGTTTTTCTTGACGGCAGGAAATTTTCACTGGAACTTGGAGGATGTTGCCAAATCAATTGCTTGCATGATGATGTCTGGCCCATTTCTAACTGGTTATACACAGGTACAATTCTTGGAGATCTATCATAGGGCTCCACTTCCACTGCACAAGAGCTTCAACTCATCTAATGTAAACTTCTCTGATTGTTCCACGTTTCAGACTCTTAATGATTGGTATGACCGAGAAATTGATGCAATAAATGAACCTTATCGTCCAATTCCTTCGGGAGCTATATCTGAGAGTGAGGCATGTAACTTAACACTTTTTCCCCCCTTTTGGACTTGGCAATCTAATCAATTGCCTTGCATGCACACAAGTATTGCTGCATGGTTCACTTATaatcatttccttcttttttgaaaatatttcctcaGGTCATTACACAAATTTGGTTGTTGCTTTTGGGAGGACTTGGCCTTGCTGGTCTTTTAGACATTTGGGTGGGTAATTTTAATGGGTTTTAGTTTTACTAATTATAGAAGTATTGAAGATGAATACCAGTTCCTGAGTCCTTGTTCTTTTTAGGCCGGGCACGACTTCCCTACAGTTTTTTACCTTGCTGTCGGCGGATCCTTACTTTCGTACATATACTCTGCTCCACCTCTAAAGGTGCTTAATTTTTTTGGTCATCCTTTTCAATATGTCAAACCATTCTACTTTCCTTCATGTCTAGTGGAAAATCTGCTTAAACCATGACTGACTTCCAAATCTGGTTGCAGCTGAAACAGAATGGATGGGTTGGAAATTTTGCCCTGGGAGCAAGTTACATTAGTTTGCCCTGGTAAGAGCCTATATTTTACTGCCCTTGCTAATATAAATGTAGACAGACCCAGAGTTGTTAACATATatacttctttctttcttaaactcattttctattcttttttttatcagtaaataggaattttattaaaaataggcgaagccaagttcacgggacatatacaagaaccacacctatgcatgattgtctaaagatacaagaaaatcatgtacgttcatgccattaaagtttgttacaattgaccaatggaatAATGTATGacgaaaaaaaatttctaatctCGTCCATTGTCTGTTCGCGATCCTCAAAACTCCGaccattcctctccatccatatgcaccaccataggcaaATCGGTATCATCTTTCACATAGCTGCGATTTGAGAGTTACCTCGAATGCCTCTCCAGCTGGCCAAAAAGTCAAACAACCCTTCTTGGCATTATCCAAAGGAGTCCCACTCTAGCAAATATATCATTCCATAAGCTCATGGCTACATCACAATGTAATAATGGTGATCCACAGACTCTCCcattttcttacacatataacaccaatccaatacAATGAGTCAGCGTTTCCTTAGATTATCTCAGGTAAGAATCTTCCCTAGtgaagctgtccatacaaaaaaagaagcttttagGGGGGCCTCAGtcttccatatgttcttccatgggaatgttcTTGTAGAGTGTGTCATGAGAGACTTATAGTACTACTATACAGTAAAATTCCCCTTTTTGGATTGTGACCACATAATCTTATCCGCTCTTCcagtttcatttttctattcgtTTATACCTATCAAGAAAAAAGTGTTTAGTTGTAAGTGCTTTTTCACATGGTGCACGTGAGGAGGCCAGGATGTAAATGATGGATCTGAGCAAGTATTCCTTTTGTGATCAAATTGACTTTGAATTGCGATGGTAGTCAATACCAAGGTTTTTCCTCGGGAAAGTTACCACACCGTTTCTGGTTGTCCATTTCTTATAGCTGAGGATTCTTGAACTGGATATTTGTTACTTGTTTCTGGGTTGGATGTCTTTCAGGAAGGAAAGTCATTCAGGTTATAGGTTTAATTCTTCTCGATAGGGTGGCTCAAAAATGTTAATTCAATGCGAGTTTCATACAATGGACTAATAAAAAAAGATCATAACTtcataattctaattttttgggTGAATAAAGGACTTCCACCATGTTACATAACTAgtttaaattcaatctcttaTTGACAGGTGGGCTGGTCAGGCTTTATTTGGGACACTTACACCAGACATAATTGTTCTGACTCTCTTGTATAGCATAGCCGGGGTAAGGTTTTTGGGAGTGTCTGTTTATGTATGTTAACTATGTGATCCAATAATCAATATTTGATTATTGCTACATCACATTTCAGTTGGGTATTGCCATTGTCAATGACTTCAAAAGTGTTGAAGGAGATAGAGCTTTGGGACTTCAGGTACCTATATTGCCTCTTACGTTTTTGTAGTACAAATTCTTGCTGTGTTAGAAACACTTTATTGCCCATCCTTAGAAGTAGCTGCCACATCCTTATGTATGGTAATGCTCTCTGAACAGTCACTTCCAGTTGCTTTTGGTGCTGAAACTGCTAAATGGATTTGTGTCGGCGCTATCGACATAACTCAGATATCTATAGCAGGTACGTTGTTTTTTACTATTTCTTTAACCATATTTATTTGGTGCTGGTATTATGTTGAAGTTTACCTTCCATTTTCAATAATGAATTGATGATTGCAGGTTATCTGCTTGGGGTTGGTAAACCATACTATGCCTTAGCCTTGCTTGCTTTGATAATACCACAAGTCGTTTTTCAGGTAAAGCCATTACACTTGTTCTCGATTGTAGAAATTTAAGGTTCGGCCTTGAATATTTAGTCCCTTTTTTTCATTCTAGTAAGTCTCAATTCAGGTATATCTTACTgaattattttctcctttgcTTCAAGTTATAATAGGTGCCATTCATGACAAGCATTATGCTGTTCTGATTATAGTGTATACTTATTTACAGTGGCATTTCTTTgtcattattttacaaaataagcaCTCTGCTAATACCAATTTTGTGCACTGCAGTTTCAGTATTTTCTTAAAGATCCTGTCAAGTATGATGTCAAATATCAGGTACATATTCATCATTGGGTACCGCCAGAATTTTCTGAAATGTGAACATACTGCTAGATCAAGTTCGTTGAGAATATTCCTTTTAATACAAACAACTTTTAGTGGACATGAACTACTAAGTACTAGCAGACAATAGCTGTCTCATTGGTCAGATGCACCAGTAGAGCTTCCAGATTATAGATTCTGATTCTAGTCTATTATGACATGTGTCATAACACGTCCAACCTCCAAAACGATCCAAACAGGTGCTCTATGGGTGACGTATTCAAAATAGTGTGGATTATAAATCCTTCATACTTCAGCATCCTATACTCTCTAGATCTTTCCATGTGGGATTTGGGATCACCTTATGGTACTCCTAGATGTTGTGGCACAACCCAAGCAGGGTTTTTCAACCCAATACTGGTTTGCCCATTTAGGCATTCTGTTAAGCTGGTTATTATCCTTGGCAATATGGACTAAAATATaacttcttatatttattatttcaggCAAGCGCCCAGCCATTTCTTGTGCTAGGTCTTTTGGTGACTGCTCTAGCAACCAGCCATTAGTTTTTATCATGTACCACTTGCTAAATGCCGCAGCAAAGAGAGAAGACATGGATGCAGAGTGAAAAGCCCTCTTAACAGGGGTTAAGGTGTGAAGCTACTCCTATCTAATAGAACAGTTTGTAAGCATGTTGTGCTGATTAAACTATATCAGAGTTTCCTCTTTTCCTCTTTGCCTGAAGAAAGATCAATGTAGGCTTTCCCAGTTTTGCTGCTTCTCTTGTAGCAGAAGGCAGACCTAGAAAGCAGTTGTTGTATATGTGGTGTTTGTTGTACCATTGTTCTTTGTTGATATCCTAATTTGCATTTCACGGATGCCTAAATAATGCAATCTTGATAGTACTCTAAATTCAGTTTTTCATTCAGTTTTGAAATGAGATTTTATCACATTTCTTAACGAGTTCATCCATCCTATCACGGCATTTTGTGGAATTTCAgaatttagatttttcattttcttaaagtgtacttttttatatttcagaTGTGCCTCTTACCGTTGTTCTCCCTAGTCTTCTCTCTTGACCAATAAACTTTCAGATGGATTTCACTCCTGATTCCACTTGTCTGCTATTCTGCTCCGTGAAACAATAAACATGACTTTGGCTGAATGGAAAAACCATAATTCAATCTTGGAACCCATCATGTTGCGGTAATATTCAATGAGTGGGAGAAAATTAGTAGATACCATCTCATGTAATTAAAACTATTTACATAAACACTCATATTTAATTACATGGCATCTAGTGATAGGATAGGAGTACTACGAATTCGTATTTGAGAAGTATTACAGCgtcaaaaaaaatttacaaaaataaatttaaattgacatgaatttatgtgatacgttagatttactttataataaaaataattttacaatctaacatatcatatcaatgcacatttattttgttaaaccCTTTTGTGAGTGGGGTATTGAAAAGTTTTGATTTGCAACCCCAAAAAGATTGTTGATATTCGATCTACTTTGGAGGCCAAAAGGCCCAACTGTAATGTTAAAACAAGGTTTTGAAAGAATCGCAACTCACAAGTTAGCTGAAAATCATTTCACCGACTTACCAAAGGCGCATCATTATGATGTTTTGTATCGATTTAGgttttcgtttttcttttttttagttatgTCATTTACAAGTATAATGTgtaacatattatttattgcaaaaaatctactcaacttcctactattcatacaacctccatactctacattatttttaatttttattatttttttcttttattaaatatttattatataaataatgaataaaaaatttaaaataatttaaaaagaataaactcaaaaaaatattaaaaatttaaaaaatttaaaaaagtgtggagtgtggagtgtggtggaggttgtgtagcaaagttCTATTTATTGTGAGACccattatatttataagaagaattaaagtattaatatatttttatataaattgatgtggcgGACTTTCACATGAGTAGTGTATTTGATGTGGCAATAGATACGCTTGCAAAtagattcatttattttttagatgtttGGAGACTGCATTTAGGTAGTTATTATATGATAAGCATTGTGCATACACGTTAAAGATTGTCAATGCAGACAAGGAGACGAAAAGAAAGTTAGCTTCTGCTATGGAAAGTAAGATAGGCTATAGAGCCAACCGTTACACAGGGGCATTATGATGTGAAGAGGTCAACATCCTAAGATATTATGATGTCCTTTACCATTCTAAAAGCTTCTTGTTTGttccaaaaaccaaaaagtgCAATTATCACTATAACATAGAAAATTACCTTATATGAATTAATGTGGCTTGGGAAAGTAGATTTGATGTATAACAAGAAGTTGTGCTATCTTGTAAGGTGATTTTTTATAACTCTTTATGgacctatttttttacaatgccACGTATCACACAAATCATGCCATTTTATAAggtagttcttttttttttatttttttacaattatatttgtAAGGTAGTTAATTAGGTTTCTGTGAGATTTTTACAGGGAGTACATCCCATGGATGAATCGGGTCTACCGCTAATTTTTTAGTTCATCACTATTAATTGAAAATACGTGGACTAATTACAAGCTCCTACGTGTCaacattaatttcttaaaaaaaccaaaactattTAACATAAATTgaaagacaattaaaaaaaaaaaccaagtcaACCCATAATTATGTTTATTTCTCCCCTTTTAGATTTTATCtcgatttttgagttttagaaatTGTTCTCTATTGCAAAAAATGCGTACCGTTTCTCACGGAAGCCATTCGTGAAAAGAGTTTCTCGCTTCTTTAAGTGTAGGAGTCTTTAAAGTAGTCCACTCTGATTTATTCATCACATTCATCACGTTCATAAGACGTAGAAACTGATCTCATAAAAATTTGagcacgtgggacacgtaacaCCGAAACTTGATGGAAGCTTCGGCTATAAATATAATGTTTGGTCCCCAGACTCACTCATTCAATTCCCTTCAgtcttacaccatctaaatagagtgaagaagagtttggaagtgcCAAACATCAGTGAGAAATGCAGCAAACTAGTAAAtagcataaataattagagGTATTGTTCTTGGCATTAAAAACTATTGAATCTTGTTTCTAAAGTATTATTCTGCATTATAGAAtcgtttttaattttacaaaaaattattttatatttattttaaaaaattttgtgcttgggccatgtgtttttttattaacagTAGTGGACGGAAAATTCTAAATTTCTCATACTGTAGGCTGTTATTTCTACAAAATTTCATAATAGAATAGAAGTGCTAGGTTTACAGCGAGTATCATAAACGAAAGACTTGCAACATAACGTGATTTAATTTGGTATGTTCACGACCGATTCCTCCACTAGGTAACTTAGGCCTAAGGCCCCTAGTTAAAGAGATcccaaaaaaaatctctcaatccttctaaagttaaaaaaaaaaaaaaaaaaaacctacaattaaaacataaaattgattaatttaataGAGAATATCGACAATATTGAATGGATCATATTTAATTGGAAATATatgtaattgattttttatatttatcttttttttcctctcaataCTCGTCTTTTAGTCAACTATCTCTTCCtgtatagtttttcttttctattgaaACTCACAATCGATCGAGCTTAATTACCAAAAATGTACTCGTTGTAAGTGATTAGTAtgccttttatttattttaaattctattATATTTGGAACATGAAGAATATTatgtttggggggtgagatgagaattttgtgttttgttttgaaatttaaaatattatgttttaatattattattgttttgggatttgaaaaaggtgtattgggatttgaaaaagttaaattgtttatt
This genomic interval from Juglans regia cultivar Chandler chromosome 3, Walnut 2.0, whole genome shotgun sequence contains the following:
- the LOC108994946 gene encoding chlorophyll synthase, chloroplastic-like isoform X2, translated to MASVLNNVSSVCLSNLNSNRLRTRPPVLTPISVSFTRRRLTIRAAETDANEVKSQAPDKAPAASGSNFNQLLGIKGAAQETNKWKIRLQLTKPVTWPPLVWGVVCGAAASGNFHWNLEDVAKSIACMMMSGPFLTGYTQTLNDWYDREIDAINEPYRPIPSGAISESEVITQIWLLLLGGLGLAGLLDIWAGHDFPTVFYLAVGGSLLSYIYSAPPLKLKQNGWVGNFALGASYISLPWWAGQALFGTLTPDIIVLTLLYSIAGLGIAIVNDFKSVEGDRALGLQSLPVAFGAETAKWICVGAIDITQISIAGYLLGVGKPYYALALLALIIPQVVFQFQYFLKDPVKYDVKYQASAQPFLVLGLLVTALATSH
- the LOC108994946 gene encoding chlorophyll synthase, chloroplastic-like isoform X1, which gives rise to MASVLNNVSSVCLSNLNSNRLRTRPPVLTPISVSFTRRRLTIRAAETDANEAVKSQAPDKAPAASGSNFNQLLGIKGAAQETNKWKIRLQLTKPVTWPPLVWGVVCGAAASGNFHWNLEDVAKSIACMMMSGPFLTGYTQTLNDWYDREIDAINEPYRPIPSGAISESEVITQIWLLLLGGLGLAGLLDIWAGHDFPTVFYLAVGGSLLSYIYSAPPLKLKQNGWVGNFALGASYISLPWWAGQALFGTLTPDIIVLTLLYSIAGLGIAIVNDFKSVEGDRALGLQSLPVAFGAETAKWICVGAIDITQISIAGYLLGVGKPYYALALLALIIPQVVFQFQYFLKDPVKYDVKYQASAQPFLVLGLLVTALATSH